CAAAGGCAACAAATTTGGAAAGGAAATTCCCAGTTGCCTTGGCAACAGCCCCCtgccaggaggaggccattcagcccattgccaAATGCCTAAGTAGGGGCTTTCTGATTCTTCCCACAGAGCGTGTTCTGGATACCAGGACACAGGTAGCATCCGACGTTGCTGAGGTCAACTGGGAAGGGTTATTCTTGCAGGTGTGTTTGTCAGTGTGAAGGGCGTCGGGGGTTTAAGCTGGTTGTGAGTGGAGCGTTACATTGCTGTCATTTTTAACTGCCCTTTCTCCTCCTCCTGACTGCAGGTAAATCTCACGTGGAGAACGGGGACGCGAACTACACCACGGTGCCAGGGCCCCCTTTCAAGGAGGTGTGGCAGGTTAACCTTCGACCCCGAGGCCTGGGCCACACGCGGAACATGAGTGGCATCTACCGGCTCTGCCTGACGGACAAGACGGTCAACCTGGTCAAGCTGAACTCTGAGGCCGCGGCCGTGGTGCTGCAGCTGATGAACATCCGTCGGTGCGGGCACTCTGAGAACTTTTTCTTTGTGGAGGTGGGCCGCTCAGCGGTGACCGGGCCCGGCGAGTTCTGGATGCAGGTGGACGACTCGGTGCTGGCCCAGAACATGCACGAAACCATCCTGGAGGCCATGAAGGCCATGAGTGAGGAGTTCCGGCTGCGCAGCAAGAGCCAGTCCTCGGGCACCAACCCCATCTCGGTGCCACCGCGCCGGCACCACCCGCCCCCCAGCCGGATGGGCTTGGTCGCGAGGCGGGGGGCGCCCACCTCACCCGGGCAGGGTCCTGGCTCGACCCGGGCGCGGACCCCCGGCGACGGCGCTGCCTCCTCGCGCCCACCCTCAGCCGATGAGGCCCCCTGCAGCCCCCCGCCCGGCCAGGGAACGCCCGGGGCCCGCCCtctgcctcccccacccccgtCCCGCTCGACCCCTGACCTGGCCTCCAGCCCCCTCGGCCTCCCCCGCGGGGgcttctcctcttcctcctcgctgccctcctcctcctctgacgGCGAGGGGTACGGGTCCAGCCCCGGCTcgccaggaggaggaggaggaaggccGCTTCACGACTACGTGGCCATGGGCGGCCTAGGGCAGCGCCAACCACAGTGCCAGCTGCGGAGGAGGCCCAGCAGCCGAGGAGGGGaggacgaggaggaggaggaggctgacAGGGGTTTGAGTATTCGGGCCTGGTCAGGCAGGCTTCGCCCCGAGCTCCCGGAAACAGGGCGCGGTCAGGGCACCGATCAGGGCTACGTGGCCATGCTGCCCAACGTGGCAGCGCCCAGTGACGATGACTACATGGCCATGACCCccaaaggccctttggcccctcaCCAGGTCGAGAGCCCGGCGGGGGGCTATGTGCTGATGTCGCCCAGCGGGAGCTGCTCCCCTGACTGGGCCCGGCCCCCGGGGGGTGGCAGCCCGGGAGGAGACTACATGAACATGTCACCGGCCAGCACCCCCCCGTCCTGCCACCAACGCTGCCCGGCCAGGCCTCACCAGGAGGGCTGTACCCCACCAGACCCCCGATCTCCCCACTGCTACCATTCCCTGCCCCGCTCCTACAAGCAGCTGGATCCGGCTCTGTCTGCCTCCTCGGAGCGCCGtgctcccccctccccttccGCCCCTTCAGGCCGCCTCAtcctcccctcctcctcctccccctcagCCCGCNNNNNNNNNNNNNNNNNNNNNNNNNNNNNNNNNNNNNNNNNNNNNNNNNNNNNNNNNNNNNNNNNNNNNNNNNNNNNNNNNNNNNNNNNNNNNNNNNNNNNNNNNNNNNNNNNNNNNNNNNNNNNNNNNNNNNNNNNNNNNNNNNNNNNNNNNNNNNNNNNNNNNNNNNNNNNNNNNNNNNNNNNNNNNNNNNNNNNNNNNNNNNNNNNNNNNNNNNNNNNNNNNNNNNNNNNNNNNNNNNNNNNNNNNN
The sequence above is a segment of the Chiloscyllium plagiosum isolate BGI_BamShark_2017 unplaced genomic scaffold, ASM401019v2 scaf_3155, whole genome shotgun sequence genome. Coding sequences within it:
- the LOC122547493 gene encoding insulin receptor substrate 1-B-like, producing KSHVENGDANYTTVPGPPFKEVWQVNLRPRGLGHTRNMSGIYRLCLTDKTVNLVKLNSEAAAVVLQLMNIRRCGHSENFFFVEVGRSAVTGPGEFWMQVDDSVLAQNMHETILEAMKAMSEEFRLRSKSQSSGTNPISVPPRRHHPPPSRMGLVARRGAPTSPGQGPGSTRARTPGDGAASSRPPSADEAPCSPPPGQGTPGARPLPPPPPSRSTPDLASSPLGLPRGGFSSSSSLPSSSSDGEGYGSSPGSPGGGGGRPLHDYVAMGGLGQRQPQCQLRRRPSSRGGEDEEEEEADRGLSIRAWSGRLRPELPETGRGQGTDQGYVAMLPNVAAPSDDDYMAMTPKGPLAPHQVESPAGGYVLMSPSGSCSPDWARPPGGGSPGGDYMNMSPASTPPSCHQRCPARPHQEGCTPPDPRSPHCYHSLPRSYKQLDPALSASSERRAPPSPSAPSGRLILPSSSSPSAPSSPSACLAPPSSFSTGSSESLTEAESGKPLAHRQPATPVDPVRASTLPRRRESSLATEPQSPGEYVSIEFRDPQCSSRSPRGPWVSPSEYVNVGFGPRARPPPPLGPGRVGSPVPGDTACPPVASLPEGARDSARGLDRGVQGICAELQGRRRHCSETFPSAPCAPGPSEACSHHSGRRGSASLESTNGGDSAVGAPRPGMSRHMSVGFENGLNYIDLDLGTDSTCVDTPTLQSRLHTPTGSLNTYASIDFHKSEGLKSHKSNKDGECSPRYLVCASQSCPL